A single window of Granulicella cerasi DNA harbors:
- a CDS encoding AAA family ATPase, with protein MDQQPKPRNYQSEDTWSRTTSLRGFPIDELRSVLQKSIRRGWVEDAAIAAFEFFSSGPDAEEVLWRRLEIIATEDVGLGMPTAPAVINALYQQAGRMADPGDRWIYCAHAVRLLATAPKDNMSMELSNWTREVVERGERAVDVKDFMVDIHTRRGVEMGRTPDHWWDNGAKLENRIAGYDPKWGDYMRKLAGAKLHGE; from the coding sequence ATGGACCAGCAACCCAAGCCCCGCAACTATCAGAGCGAAGACACATGGAGCCGCACGACCAGCCTTCGCGGATTTCCCATCGACGAGCTGCGCAGCGTGCTGCAGAAGAGCATTCGTCGCGGTTGGGTGGAAGACGCCGCGATCGCAGCGTTTGAGTTCTTCTCTTCCGGCCCGGATGCGGAGGAAGTGTTGTGGCGCCGCCTGGAAATCATCGCAACGGAAGATGTTGGCCTCGGCATGCCCACGGCTCCTGCGGTGATCAATGCGCTCTACCAGCAGGCAGGTCGCATGGCGGACCCCGGCGATCGTTGGATCTACTGCGCGCATGCGGTGCGCCTGCTCGCGACCGCGCCGAAGGACAACATGTCGATGGAGCTTTCCAACTGGACGCGCGAAGTCGTAGAGCGCGGCGAGCGTGCTGTCGATGTGAAGGACTTCATGGTCGACATTCACACGCGTCGTGGTGTGGAGATGGGCCGCACGCCCGACCACTGGTGGGATAACGGCGCGAAGCTCGAGAACCGCATCGCAGGCTATGACCCGAAGTGGGGTGACTACATGCGCAAGCTTGCCGGCGCGAAACTGCATGGAGAGTAG